Below is a window of Malus domestica chromosome 13, GDT2T_hap1 DNA.
TTCCCTTGATTGACAGAACACACGGCCCTCTTAATCCATTCTGGGATCGATGGTTCGAAGGCCCCCAAGACTCGAAAGGTTGCAGGTGCTGGATATTGTGACGGTCTTTACTGAGTTCCAGGCTTCCATCGTCTTTTGTTCACAGGCTTCAATCGGGACGTTTCAAAGATTTCCTTGTTACTGTTATTCGCACGCAGGCTTCCATTAGGACAGTTCAAAGATTTCGTTACTACTGTTGTTCGCAAATATTTTACAAAACGTTACATTGTGCAGAAGACAATTTATGGCACTACTTTGATTTCGAGAGCCTTTAATTTGAGGCAGATTGTGCAGAGTAACAATTTTTCAATCAAAATGCTTCACTGTATCGGCAGAGCGTTACAAATCTCCACGCATATCGTATTGTTTAATGAACTGCTTAATGATTCAGAAGGTAAAATATTTTTCCAGCATTTGAAATTGGAAATGATCTACACGTTTGTTCCAAGCAAATAGCTTTGATGATACACAGCTGTGACACTGTATCATCAACTGGCCTCGAAACCCCGCTTACATGAAAAATCTGTCTTTCTTCAAGTGGGCGCTTTCCCTGTAACGTGCTGGGCAATCCAACCTAGACCATCGTACAGCCCGTCTCCTGTGAGGGCACAACAGGCTTGGATGTGCCAGTCATGATTCTTGATGCTGTGCAGAGAGAGCGTGTCGGTGATCTCTGCTGGGGTCATTGCATCCTTGAGGTCTTGCTTATTTGCAAAAACCAGCACAACAGAATGTTGAAGATCCTCATGTGCCAGCAACCTGAACAGTTCATCTTTCATTATTGAAATTCTGGCTCTATCTGTACTGTCTATAACCGCAATGATAGCGTGAGTTCCACGGTAATATGTTGCCCATGAAGTCCTCAGTCTTTCTTGTCCCCCAAGATCCCATACCTGTCATTCACATGATTTGCAGGTATCATCTGTAGCTCTTTGCATCTAACAATATATAAACCTAAACTGATACAGTGCCTTGAAGGAGAAAACGAAATGAAAAAATGACAACGGAACAGAAAACTGAGAGCACGACTGACATTTGATCGAGCTTAGGGTTGAGATATAGAGCATCATTTAAATGCCGTAGCTGAAAATATTCAATGAGCTCAAATGAAAAAGACTCATACACAGACCAAGGCTACGACTTTACATGAAGCACTATCTTGTAAGTTTTAATGACAACATTCAATTCATTTCTACACTTCATTGATCACCATACATAGTTATCATGCTCGGTAAGTAATGTTGAAGTTTCATGCTTACTGAATGGTTGGATGTATCCTGACATGTTTAAGCACATATTTCAAAAACACAACATGGACCATTACATCCTCCAGATATCACAAAATGAAGTCTATGCCATTTTAGATGTCCAAATgatgacacacacacacacacacacacacatatatggcTCTAGTCAGTAACTAGAATAAAAGCAAATAACACTGAAAAAGAAGTAACAATGAGAAAAACGAGCCAGATAAAATTAAACCCAAATATATGTTCCCTTAATCTACCTCCTCCAAATACCCCAAATCCTAACAACTGTTATGACATTACTTTCTTCATTCTCTTATAAATTCATCATATTTAATAAATGAAGGGTTTTTATCGcaaatagtccctgagattgacCTAATCGATCAATTTGGTCCCTGagtttcaaaatcaatcaatttggtCCCTTACTTTCACTGCCACACATCCATGTGGTCCTTCCATTAGGATTCCGTTAACAATTTTGTTagtgtgctgatgtggcacatataGGGCCCACAAGTCCAATAATATGGTGCCATGTGGATTATACcaaattaattgattttttttaaatcataaaatccacaaaacaaaacaaaaaacaagaaagtatCAAAAGAATGTAAAATAAGATTAAATAAATCCAAATGAATTCTGGTCATCTTTCTCCACCAAACTCCTCCATCACAGCCAACAACACACCTCGCCACAAATTATAGCTGCTCCTCCTTTATCGCAGCCCCAAATGTTAAAGTTAAACCAATAAATTCTCATTATAAATTACAAATTATTATTCTAATTTGAACCCGTTAACTCGTAGGGCAAAAAAATGTGTATTCTAATCTAATTTAACCCCACCCTGATCCCCTGCACTCACTGCTGGAGCCTACTATTACAAGTCGGCGAGAGGTTGCAACCTCCAATCTGAAGGAAGACAAGGTCGCCAGTAGCCCTAGGGGCGATGCTAGGGAAGCAATAGAGAGTCGGGGAAAGGTTTCTTCAGTTTTCTTCCATTGCTAGCCAAAATCCCAATCCCTGGTTCCGATTCTGGATAAACCGAGACTCTCCATACACAATTCTACAGCAGAATCCTTCTCTGCAGAAAATCATGTTCCCAACTAGGGTCAACGACTTCCCAGTCTTCCCCGCAGCAAACCAAGATTGAAAGTTCCTTCAAAGAAGAAACTTGAGGAGCGATTTAGACCTGGAGAGGTTGGTGGACATTGAGGTGAGCTGGGTACGAATAGATAGaagtgagggaggagagagagatttttattttgttttctcttttcttttacagattttataatttaaaaaaaattactttggTGTAATCCACATGGCACCATATTATTGGACTTATAGCCCCTATATgtgtgccacatcagcacactAGGAATCCTAACGGAATGAATGATTATCTTATATAAAGACCAGGAATATattaaactaaaacttaaacCAACTCTTATCATCTTCCCACAAAAGAATGTTCAAGCACTTATAGTCAAGTACTCTCATGGGAAACACCTCCAAACTGTGagaggattttagagaataTGAAAACATAGTGTGTTTCCGGTTAACTCTTAACCTTTCGTCTAATCGCATCAAGCACGGTATACTGCCTAATAAAGTACTTGATGCGAAATACTTCAACGTATTGTGTGCTTATGGTTACAAAAATTCCGtcaaccaaaacaaaatattacTCTTGATTATTAGAACAGATAATCAACTTTGAAAGTTACCGGGAAAAGCCTACTACTATTATGCTTCAGATAAGATTTGTGAAAAAGGCAAAAAGCTCATACTGCTGTGAATACCCCAATACAGCACCAGCAATCTTAAAAGAAACAACTTCACCCAACAATTTCCTCCCCATAAACTACAGTGAATTATCAAACGACCATTAACTATATGAGTTTGCTGGGTGGGATTACTGTCATAGGCATTTCCATGGACAGGATTGTCAATAGCAGTAGAGGCATTGCAAGCAATAGAGGGAAAGTAACAGATACATCTAGATGCTCAATTTTGTCACTTGAAACCTCATGCTTGCTATTAGCGAGGTTGACATAACCTCAACAGCCAAAAAGACAATTTGGATGCCAACAAaatagaagagagagaaaacctATGTGCACTattaagaaacaaaacaattgggAAAGATGATTTCTTTAAACACCCCAATCAACTGCATAGCTATCTTGAAATATCTACCAGAAGAACAAAAAAGGAAACTGAGAAATTCAAATCAATTTCCAAACATTAGAAAGTCTAGCAAAAAAGGTTGTTAGAAAACAAGAAGAATCCAATAAACATAGATAAATAGGACCCCTCGACAGCTCGACCACACACAAGAATGCCCTAACTTGATCAAGAAACTCATCCATCCTAAAATGGATAACTTTCCGTTAACGAAATAAACAAAAGCATAACATAGAAGAGCGATACAGATGGGAATGGTTAAGGTACCTCGAATCGAATGTTCTTGTAGACAAGCTCTTCAACGTTGCTGCCTACAGTAGGGTTTGTGGTGACAACCTCTCCCAAGTGTAATTTGTAAAGGGTAGTGGTTTTCCCAGCATTATCCAACCCAACCACCACTATCTTATACTCTTTTGCAGGAAACAACATGAACCAAAACCTGGAAATGAATGCCCCCATCTTCTATTCCCAACCCAAAAATccaaacttcacctacaacacCCAATATTTATCAGAAAAATTAAATCGAAAAACaactataaacaaaaaaaaaattacatgaatatTTGATTTATGTGTTAATTCTGGATGGTTTAATCAAATCAAGATCGAAAAAAAACAGTAGTCGAGAAGTAATGATGAAAAATTAATGTGGGTTCGCTCCGAAATTAGCAGATCGATGAACACAAAGATTTCAAGAATTAAAAAAGCAGAAAGGGCAAGTGATAACCTGGATTTGGATTTTGCCGGAAGGGAGAGATGGAGGAGGTGGCGGTTGATCGGCGGGGAAAAGCGGTTTGCGGTGGTTCGGGATGCGAAGGACTGGAACCAAGAGAAACCCCAAGATTAAATTTGGTATAGGAAAAAGAATCCACCAAAGCTTTGGGGTCTCAGAAAGTTTTCTGAGGGTGCGATGTGTATGGGGAAAGAAAGCTTGGTGGTGGTGCGTGTTAAATATTCAGCGTTGAATGAGAAAGTAGCCACCGAAAATACTTATTCGTTGGGAGTGGTTTGTGTCGGAGGCGCACTGCTATTTGGGACATCATCGTGGATTGACGTGTGCATGTTGATTAGTATtatcctttttaattttcaatttgtggataaaattattatttttcaaaatttaaaaataatccGGATTTTTGAAAGTTGATTCAAcgactaaaattattataacttttaaagggaaTCTTTATTTTTAGTCCTTGGATCAAGTTTCAAGGGCCCAAATCACTTGATCTGTTGGCCTTGATGAAagagatccaaagcttgaacaattctttttttaaggaaaactaataaaaatggtttaCAAACTTTGAGtcttaatgataaggacaaaataaagggaaagtgaatagtagcaggattgactttttaacgtaaaaatgtggtttttcattaaagtgaacagtaccggaagctttttgttaaaggcttttttttttttaagcatgttGGTGATGTTGTGGCTCATTATACTAAAGGGGTGCGACAATGGGAGTTTGTGTGTTATGTCTCGTGtctttatttattataaattgAGGAGAATCCTTTTTTGTAAGACCATCtttaaatgagatgtcaaaagtGTCACGTAGATAGACAATAATAAAAAATGGCACCACACTCTCTCCAACCAAGCTTTCAATTTCTTATGTGGAGTGAGTCAATTGAAGTCAAAACCTCTTGCTGTCAAATTTAttagataatatttttaatatatagtAAATGTTGTGTTTTTCAAGTAATTGATTATTTGCTTCAATCATTAGACCCCACAAAGAGATAACCAAAAGTTTATTAAATGatattattatttaacataTCGGATGGAGCAAAATCTGGAAAAAATGTCAAATTGCCACATAAGCTATCAAATATTATGttgatgtttaaaatttgacaccTCTTTTAAAGGTGCTCTAAGTAATTCAATCATAAAGGGATAAGATTTTCTATTATCTTACCGACAATTTACTAGTGATTTATACAGTCACACATGTACTATAATTTTACGTCACAATCTCCTCATTGAGTATCTAAATGCTCAAGTAGATAGCGCATCAGATTTTCAAGCAAATGTAGAAGCAGTTGTCGAAGTTGTTTCGTCTATTCAACATAATGAGTGAATGCGAGTCGCAAAACACATAGATTATAAATCTCACAAAACCTCATTATGTTAAAATACAAGGTGGGATAAAAACCCTAGTTTAAAGAAAAAGGTGAGAAGTTCCATTGACTCAAAACTAAACACCTTTAGGACCAAGTAGAACGTACGTAAgtgtaacatcctacatcgccaaggggagtggatcatgtaaaccttatatgtatattctcatctatacctagcacgaggccttttgggagctcactggcttcggggtTCGTAAGAACActaaagttaagcgagaaagggtcagagcattcccaagatgggtgacccactgggaatttctgctcatgtgagttcccaaaaacaaaaccatgagggcatggtcggggcctaaagtgAACactatcgtgttacggtggagtcgagtttgggatgtggtggagcttaggtcgggatgtgacaatttagtatcagagccaatccccggccggaagtgtgccgacgaggacattGAACCCCTaagggggggtggattgtaacatcgcACATCGCCtaagggagtggatcatgtaagtcttatatttatattcttatctctacctagcatgaggcattttggtAGCTCAgtgacttcgggttccattggaactccgaagttaaacaagttcgtgcgagagcaatcccatgatgggtgacccactgggaaattctcgtgtgagttccgaAAAACAAAAACGTGATGGCgtgatcggggcccaaagcggattgtaacatcccacatcgcctaggagcGTGAATcctgtaagctttatatgtatattctcatctctaccaagcacaaggctttttgggagctcaccgGCTACGGGTTCCGTAAAAACTCAAAAGTTAAACGAGAAAGGGGTTA
It encodes the following:
- the LOC114820456 gene encoding uncharacterized protein, with translation MGAFISRFWFMLFPAKEYKIVVVGLDNAGKTTTLYKLHLGEVVTTNPTVGSNVEELVYKNIRFEVWDLGGQERLRTSWATYYRGTHAIIAVIDSTDRARISIMKDELFRLLAHEDLQHSVVLVFANKQDLKDAMTPAEITDTLSLHSIKNHDWHIQACCALTGDGLYDGLGWIAQHVTGKAPT